One window of Diabrotica undecimpunctata isolate CICGRU chromosome 8, icDiaUnde3, whole genome shotgun sequence genomic DNA carries:
- the LOC140448311 gene encoding uncharacterized protein: protein MFVTNCLSAYTPGFYVTIDEMSEAFIANKPAKYGIKIYALVDARTFFTQNLKIYPGKQPEGPYQLPNDASSVATDHYFSSIPLANSLLNDHCLTTIDHITEIDTSEDIVVFTAGFGTLIIVTQMTYLYKRWEQLFKNMLDFSVYGKPEKYDDFVKWSNRWVKYFRSYYIGGFFAYALVTIREMPLCMKINKELSFNLNCATYLPIWIPVKLPMYAQYIIFIIQFAIVIFTLLPSAMLMYLTFECVEILGLHFEHLSNHFLTIIRDKNIRYRPDGLGYWVRYHNRIISIATELSDLGKRTSSLITCVSALVVACSENQMIRGIKPLGALLFIFGWLAAILLLAHTGERLMNFTYVLREDIYSSDWYLATPSVQKDVGFILFRCQKPLYLSALPLGTINYALFVMLLKTSYSYLTLLNSSM from the exons ATGTTTGTCACTAACTGTTTATCTGCATACACTCCTGGATTCTATGTGACCATAGACGAAATGTCGGAAGCATTCATAGCCAATAAGCCAGCAAAATACGGAATCAAGATTTATGCCTTGGTGGACGCTAGAacatttttcacacaaaatctCAAAATTTACCCCGGCAAACAACCTGAAGGACCATATCAACTACCCAACGATGCATCTAGTGTAGCTACGGATCATTACTTTTCCTCTATACCCTTAGCCAACTCTTTATTGAACGATCATTGCTTGACAACGATAG atcaTATTACAGAAATAGATACAAGTGAAGACATCGTTGTTTTTACTGCAGGATTTGGAACACTGATTATAGTTACTCAGATGACATATTTGTACAAGCGATGGGAACAGCTTTTTAAAAATATGCTGGACTTTTCTGTATACGGCAAACCAGAAAAATATGACGACTTCGTCAAATGGAGCAATCGCTGGGTTAAATATTTTA GAAGTTATTACATTGGAGGTTTCTTTGCTTATGCACTTGTAACTATTAGAGAAATGCCTCTAtgtatgaaaattaacaaagagttGAGTTTTAATCTCAACTGTGCAACGTATCTTCCTATATGGATACCGGTTAAATTGCCAATGTATGCCCAatatataattttcattattCAGTTTGCAATTGTAA TATTCACTTTATTACCTTCAGCCATGCTTATGTATTTGACGTTCGAATGCGTTGAGATACTGGGAttgcattttgaacacttaaGCAATCACTTTCTGACTATAATACGCgataaaaatattaggtatagACCAGATGGATTGGGATATTGGGTCAGGTATCATAACCGTATTATAAG taTTGCTACTGAATTGTCGGATTTAGGAAAGCGAACAAGCTCTCTCATAACTTGTGTGTCTGCACTGGTTGTTGCTTGCTCAGAAAATCAAATGATACGG GGGATCAAACCACTTGGAgctttgctttttatttttggaTGGTTAGCAGCAATTTTACTACTTGCTCATACAGGAGAAAGACTAATGAACTTT ACATACGTCCTTCGAGAAGACATATATAGTTCTGATTGGTATCTAGCTACACCTTCGGTACAAAAAGATGTTGGCTTTATTCTGTTCAGATGTCAAAAGCCTCTTTATCTTAGTGCTTTACCGCTGGGCACAATAAATTACGCATTGTTTGTGATG ttactgAAAACATCATATTCATATTTAACTCTATTGAACAGCAGCATGTGA